One Natranaerovirga hydrolytica genomic region harbors:
- the coaD gene encoding pantetheine-phosphate adenylyltransferase, translated as MRTAVYPGSFDPVTLGHINIIKRSSKMVDKLIVGVLNNSNKSPLFSVEERVNMLKEVCKDIENVEIEAFEGLLVEFLKEKNSNIIIRGLRAISDFEYELQIAQTNSSLDPTIDTIFLVTDVEYSYLSSSIVKEVAQYGGNVDQLVPRYISGLLKEKYNYKEDKNE; from the coding sequence ATGAGAACAGCAGTATATCCAGGAAGTTTTGATCCTGTTACATTGGGACATATTAATATTATCAAAAGAAGCTCCAAAATGGTAGATAAGTTAATAGTAGGTGTGTTAAATAATAGTAATAAAAGTCCGTTGTTTTCTGTAGAAGAACGTGTTAACATGTTAAAAGAAGTCTGTAAAGATATAGAAAATGTTGAAATAGAAGCTTTTGAGGGCCTATTAGTAGAATTTTTAAAAGAAAAAAACTCTAATATTATTATTAGGGGATTACGAGCAATATCTGACTTTGAATATGAACTGCAAATTGCACAAACCAACAGCAGCTTAGATCCTACAATAGATACCATTTTTTTAGTAACAGATGTAGAATATTCTTATCTCAGTTCAAGTATTGTTAAAGAAGTTGCACAATATGGGGGAAACGTGGATCAACTTGTACCAAGATACATTAGTGGTTTACTTAAAGAAAAATACAATTATAAGGAGGATAAAAATGAGTAG
- a CDS encoding ATPase gives MSRIVQLIDDIEDFFEQCNNMPFTNKVVVDKDDIYELMTELRLKVPDEIKKSNRIVEERDKIVGDAKKLAQEITKEAESKITELVNDHEIMEKANKEGQHILEMAKKEGEDILNKANEQANNMVDQAKKDAKDMRVSALAYVDDHLEQLEKITATALNEAKADYNKLINDLSKNLEVIKVNRAELNGSKKEK, from the coding sequence ATGAGTAGAATCGTACAATTAATTGATGATATTGAAGATTTTTTTGAGCAATGCAATAATATGCCCTTTACTAATAAGGTGGTTGTAGACAAAGATGATATTTATGAGTTAATGACTGAGTTAAGACTTAAGGTTCCTGATGAAATAAAAAAATCCAATAGAATTGTTGAAGAAAGAGATAAAATCGTAGGAGATGCTAAAAAATTAGCTCAAGAGATAACAAAAGAGGCAGAGTCAAAAATAACAGAGTTGGTTAATGACCATGAAATAATGGAAAAAGCCAATAAAGAAGGTCAACATATACTTGAAATGGCTAAAAAAGAAGGGGAAGATATTCTAAACAAAGCCAATGAACAAGCAAACAATATGGTTGACCAAGCAAAAAAAGATGCTAAAGATATGAGAGTCAGCGCCTTAGCATATGTAGATGATCATTTAGAGCAACTAGAAAAGATAACAGCTACAGCGTTAAATGAAGCAAAAGCAGATTATAATAAGCTAATCAATGATTTATCTAAAAACTTAGAAGTTATAAAAGTGAATCGTGCAGAATTAAATGGCAGTAAAAAGGAAAAATAA
- a CDS encoding alpha/beta-type small acid-soluble spore protein, translated as MSSRNRKVVPEAREALDRFKYEVANEIGVPLKQGYNGDLTSYQNGSVGGYMVKKMIESAERNLMNQ; from the coding sequence ATGTCAAGTAGAAACAGAAAAGTTGTTCCAGAAGCCAGAGAGGCTTTAGACAGATTTAAGTATGAAGTAGCAAACGAAATTGGTGTGCCATTAAAACAAGGGTATAATGGGGATTTAACATCTTATCAAAATGGTTCTGTAGGCGGATATATGGTAAAAAAAATGATAGAGAGTGCAGAACGTAACTTAATGAATCAGTAG
- the rsmD gene encoding 16S rRNA (guanine(966)-N(2))-methyltransferase RsmD, whose product MRVIAGKARRIKLIAPEGLKVRPTTDRIKETLFNIINTDIIESNFLDIFSGSGAIGIEALSRGANQAVFIDKDKLSIECIHKNLENTKLLDTAIVYNDYATDGIQKLNERQMVFDFVFMDPPYNTGVEKAVLMTLKESTLITKDTVIIIENHIDSDVSYIETIGYEITRVKQYKTNMHIFVKMKD is encoded by the coding sequence ATGAGAGTGATTGCTGGAAAAGCAAGAAGAATAAAGTTAATAGCGCCAGAAGGATTAAAAGTAAGGCCCACAACGGATCGAATAAAGGAAACATTATTTAATATTATCAATACAGATATCATAGAATCTAATTTTTTAGACATATTTAGTGGCAGTGGCGCAATTGGAATAGAGGCATTAAGTCGAGGGGCTAATCAAGCAGTGTTTATTGATAAGGATAAATTATCCATAGAATGCATCCATAAAAACCTGGAAAATACGAAGTTATTGGATACAGCCATAGTATATAATGACTATGCAACCGATGGGATTCAAAAACTAAACGAAAGACAAATGGTTTTTGATTTTGTTTTTATGGACCCACCTTATAATACAGGCGTAGAAAAAGCGGTTTTAATGACATTAAAAGAGAGTACATTAATTACTAAAGACACGGTCATTATAATTGAAAATCATATTGATTCAGATGTAAGCTACATAGAAACCATAGGGTATGAGATTACTCGAGTAAAACAATACAAAACCAATATGCATATATTTGTAAAGATGAAAGACTAA